The following are from one region of the Methanobacterium sp. genome:
- a CDS encoding type II CAAX endopeptidase family protein: protein MYLITILLTFLLPGIISAVILMIYMLIVTLQSGLDGLQGMGNILDHPFTLLVLVGIYYTFSFLFFYIAMRFIHKRSLISVITIRSKINWRRIFKGAALWVSILAIFTIITLFIDPGIYKFTFKLESFIILLILSLIIFPVQSFFEELFFRGYLMQGFGILSKKPVIPLLATSIIFASLHWFNSDNFIFSLLILFNTFIVGLMLGIITLGENSIETAAGIHIANNIYVSLIVNIPDAGLGDLPSVFSAPLDPASNILGTVLAVLITLIIIFWGKKDKLMDIAL from the coding sequence ATGTACCTTATAACAATTTTATTGACATTTTTACTTCCTGGAATAATTTCTGCAGTAATTTTAATGATTTACATGCTTATTGTAACTTTACAGTCTGGCCTTGATGGACTTCAAGGGATGGGAAACATTCTTGATCACCCATTTACACTTCTTGTATTAGTGGGAATATATTACACATTCAGCTTTTTGTTTTTCTATATTGCAATGCGTTTTATTCATAAAAGGAGCCTGATATCTGTAATTACAATCAGATCAAAGATTAACTGGAGAAGAATTTTTAAAGGAGCAGCTTTGTGGGTTTCTATTTTAGCCATATTCACAATTATCACTCTTTTTATAGATCCTGGAATATATAAATTCACTTTCAAACTCGAATCATTTATAATTCTCCTTATTTTAAGCTTGATCATATTTCCAGTACAGTCATTCTTTGAGGAGCTATTTTTTAGAGGGTATTTAATGCAGGGATTTGGAATTTTAAGTAAAAAACCGGTTATTCCTCTTTTAGCTACTTCAATCATATTTGCAAGCTTGCACTGGTTTAACAGTGATAATTTTATATTTAGTTTGCTTATACTTTTTAATACATTCATTGTTGGATTAATGCTTGGAATAATAACTCTGGGCGAAAACAGTATAGAAACTGCAGCAGGAATACATATAGCTAATAATATTTATGTTTCACTTATAGTTAACATTCCTGATGCAGGACTTGGTGATTTACCCTCAGTATTTTCAGCACCTCTTGACCCGGCCAGTAATATACTGGGAACAGTTTTAGCAGTTTTAATTACATTAATAATAATATTTTGGGGTAAAAAAGATAAATTAATGGATATAGCCCTATAG